cggtgttttttaggtttttgttgcgattacattgcgggaggaagtgaaagttgcgagaaattgttgcgattttctctttttgtgattaaaattgagtgatatgttaaatattaagttattactgaaaaactattgattaaaaaaacaaagacactgagaaatggtcctataaacaactttaccaatataaaagattaccaggactacaaaaatgcagaaaaataggctttacttatccaaatgcacctgttggttcaaaagttaaagtgcagagaacctcacagcacaacatgaagttaccttaaaatataatataaatgcctcagctttcatggaagaaaaaacacttaatactagtgctgtgtgcaggcagtctctcctgaagactaaattaaacaataattataaactaataaaataaatggctcaggcttcatagaagaaaaaaaacaatttgaacagaatctcacagtatgatgctgaagctgcctaaacaatggaaaataaaataccattttggcaaaaatgttggcatccattaatttcttgtattaagtaaaaaaaaaataaagtgcacacagtccttcactgtaaacataacacactttcagtaacagaatttaagcctacagaaacactgactcgcacatgcagtgttgccagatactgctgacgttttccagcccaaaatatgttcaaaacccgccaaaatgcacttgaaaccacccaatctggcaacactgcacgcatgctgcttctcttgaacgtatacacggatgtaaggcggaaggtagtttgtcgacgtcacctcaagacgacgccaacgattgatcaaatttgcgggaaggttgcggtgattggatataattgcaacaccgccctgaattcgcggggattggttgaatttgcgttgaagttgcaaatcgcaacatcgcgaaatcctggaggctctgtttttttgcttggcccagactctgtctcctcactcactgtagctttaggtactaaaaataggtccattttgtctctggcaaaggctagctgaagttcgctaaatgtccgcaatagtaacttattctggtttattttttctcacgttgcgccccccctgaagaactctggtgccccctaggggaggcgtgccccacactttgaaaagccctggcctaAACCAtttaaagcaggggtcaccaaactttttttctctgggggccacattgccgttcctgactgtgatgggggccggggtcgggtcagctatataacagaattgtatgacccagacaagtatgaccaccagcaggcctcattgtgtagtagagattactagcctggcatggccatccccactactatatccacactactatatcaacacttgattcctggcacatatttgtttatctttactagtggtttgcaaaagtagtaatcgagtcttcacactttgttttaatttgaaataccacagatattccatttatttattttctaataaaaataacatcaaagctgtcaaggtaagaaacatctgcctatttgaggtgattgacactggcaaaggtgagtggaaaattataaattgtaggtaggcctgttgatattattactaatattaataataattgtgtgcagcacttaataaaggtcaaataaataggcctataaaataaatacattttaaaaaaacagtgaaattataataatatgagcaatagatcaatagatcacagcagttgtgctgtgtcctgcacgtcattgctctcatccatggccaaagcaaaaaactcgaattctgacgctttctcattcagctggtcatacacgttgtcccccaaatcttcggttcgcctggtcatagtatgtgcggagagactcaccacgttgagcgcatccttcttgtcgggacacacctcctcggccacagcaagcatgcatactttaacaaaggccccatcagtaaacggctttccatgggtagctagtaggtgagctaccttatagctagctcagacagcagcctggttgatctgggtttggtgaaggaatacatcctgttgtgcagccagtccgcatttcatcctccgaatcctgtcttctcttgtttgccctcgcaaactagcatactctttgtgacgggtttcgtagtgacaacacagattatattctttgaaaaccgacacactttctttacatacaagacaaactgcacggtccttacactgaacgaaaaaataatcggtggtccactgttctttaaaaactctgcactctcggtcagcttttcgcttaccgctagccattttgctgccctgaacactgacagttctctgcgcgtgcgctgcctgtcactgcttgatcgcgagcatatgacgaaaattcggaaaatatgaatagttcattttataactaaatatcaattttaattgataaaatcaacaaaatacaagatgcagacatgttattatttgccaaaaagcaatttaaaaaaataggccatgaccacttttggggatcgcctcatagggccggttcaagtggtggggggcagaggggctggggggccggtcaaaggggggtggcgggccggagtcggcccgtgggctggagtttgatgacccctgatttAAAGCTTAAAAtaaatcagttaaaaaaaaaaaagtctagaaTTTGGTTCGATAATCTTGTATTTGGCTAATAATATATCAGTTTGAACTTGCTAACTGTGTTGTCACGATACCAAAAGTATGACCTCGTtacattacactgcaaaaaaaaaaaagcctgttaagagaaaatatctttaatatgggtaaaTTTATCTAATTATCTAAAAGCATACTTTTCGACGCTGTTACTCATTTCAAGACTTAAATTTTCTTAAATTAATTTTTCTTCTTTCGAGAattaaatgcttaaaatgagcaaaattaccCACCTAAGAAAATGTAACGCTTGAAACGAGTAACAGCGTcgaaaagtaagctaaataatcttaaatTTGAGTTCTTATAAGAAATGATctcgtcttaattaataaaatagaatttttttgcAATGTACCTGATTAAATATCTGTAAGGATACCATGATAAAAACCTAAACCTCAGGAAAAGTAATGGAATAATAGATCACAGAATACGGAGCTTAATTTTAAAAtaaagacttttttttaaaaataatactaATGAAATGGGGTATTGTACTGTTTTAATAGCAGGGTATCGCGATATCGTCCGAGTATCGGTATATACCGTGCAACATTACTTGTCtcagatgactttttttttttttttgcagtgtattgtTTAATCGCTCATCCTTATTGCTTAAGGATAACATTGAGATATAAATACATTCCCTTCCTTGCTTTAATCCACAGCGATCCTGCGATGAAGCAGTTCCTCCTGTACTTGGATGAGACCTCGGCTCTGGGGAAGAAGTTCATCATTCAGGACCTGGACGACACGCACGTTTTTATCTTGGCTGAAGTTGTGCACATACTGCAGGAGAAAGTCGGCGAGCTCATGGACCAGAACTCATTCCCCATCACGCAGAAATAAACTGCATGCACTCCACATTTCTCTTGtccctctttgtttttgtttatctgggctGAAATGGAGGCGAGAAGTCCCACTGAATGTCAGTACGCTGATTAGAGTGTCTGTACAACATCTATAAATATCCATCCAGTAgcttttatttatcattatttaattaaatTCTTGACAGATCAGATGCTCGGTTGCTAAAGAATGTgctgcattttaattttttttccatataTTAAAACTCTGGTGtgtggtaaataaaaaataaaaacaaagcatCAGGAGTCTTGACTAATGCACCTAGAAGGTAATATTTACACCAGGCACATTATTGGCCCGCCGGTGGTGCATTTAATTCCAAACTAGTCATACTAAACAGGAACTTATTTCAGTTACGCAGGACATTATTAATGACACCGCTTCAGACAAACAGTCAAGAAACCTCTACACTTGATCAGAGACTCCTAACTAGTGAATTATTAAAATAACTCTTTAACTTACTCTTCAGctgaaagataaaaacaaaaaaccccatacAGTCAAGCAGCTTTTGTTCAGACGTGTTTGTCGTTAAACAGTGTTGTCAGGTTTCTGCAGAATTCACAGCTCTGCCACATCAGAGAATCAACACAACGAGCATCAAAAATGGGGGATGAATAAAGGGAGAGAGTTTTCTCAGCTTTTATGTTGGAAACGTCACTGTGGTGCATCACGCATTTCTCATACAAACATCCACTCCATAAGCCCTCTTTTCTCTTTCCCCATCCTTACGCTACTGTATGTTCCAGTAGAAATGCTTCTGTACGTCACAGAGGCACTGTCTGCACTTACACTGTGCCTTTGAGGAAATTTATTAGATTTAATTTAGATTATTTGCTACAAAATGAGATCTTGGCTTTGATCAACGCTCTGTTGTTGGTTTCTACAGAGAACCTTTAAAGATTCTGAAACGCTTTCAAGGCTTCAAGTTTCAACCTTTTTTTAAAAGTGTGGATGTCAGACTTATCTATTTatttacaagatttatttatttgtcagatTTGTTTACCAGATTTATAGATTTATTTACAAGATTGATCTGTTTATGTGCCAGATTTatttacaagatttatttatttgccagATTTGTTTACCAGGTTTATAGATTTATTTACAAGATTTATTCACAATATTGATTTATTTACAAGATTTATTTAACAGATTTATCAATTTATTCACAAGCTTGATCTGTTTATTTAccagatttatttatttgacaGATTTGTTTGCCAGGTTTATAGAATTGTTTATAGGATTTATTTACAATACTGATTTGTTTATTTACCTGATTTATTTACcagatttatctatttatttgccatatttatttaacagatttatctatttatttacaatatttgttTATTTGCCAGATTTGTTTGCcagatttatctatttatttatttaccagacttatttacaatatttatctGTTTATTTACCAGATTTATTTGCAATATTTAGCTATTTGCCAGATTTATTTACAATCTTTATCTGTTTATTTGCTagatttatttacaatatttatttGCCAGATTTGTTTACcagatttatctatttatttaccaGATGTATTTACAATATTTATCTATTTGCCAGAGTTATTTACAATATTTCTGTTTATTTGTCAGATTAATTtaccagatttatttatttatttaccagaTCTATTTATCAGAATCATCTGACTAGTTACcagacttattttttttttttaaatatatttatttaccaGCTTATCTACGGTATGTCTACACCAGACTTGTCGACTACATTTACTGGTTTATTGAAGATCTCTTTATCAGACTAATTATTTATTGACCAGATTAATCTGACAGAGTTATTTATCTGTTTACATCCCAGAATTTCCCAAAACCACAGAAACAACAGGTGACAGTTTGGGGGACATTTAGATTCTCTGGTGCCTGAAAAGGGCCAAAGTACAGTCATTACTGTGAGTTTCAGTGTGCTGGAGCCTACAGTGTCCGGGGGGGGGGAGTAACACGAGTCTACCTGTCCTTTTACTTGTCCCTTTACCTGTACCTGTCCCTTTACTTGTCTCTTTACCTGTCCCTGTACTTGTCTCTTTACCTGTCCCTGTCCCTTTACTTGTCTCTTTACCTGTCCCTGTCCTTTTACTTGTCCCTTTACCTGTCCCTTTACTTGTCTCTTTACCTGTCCTTTTACTTGTCCCTTTACCTGTCCCTGTACTTGTCCCTGTCCCTTTACTTGTCTCTTTACCTGTCCCTTTACTTGTCCCTGTCCCTTTACTTGTCTCTTTACCTGTCCCTGTCCTTTTACTTGTCCCTGTACTTGTCCCTGTCCCTTTACTTGTCTCTTTACTTGTCCCTGTCCCTTTACTTGTCTCTTTACCTGTCCCTGTCCTTTTACTTGTCCCTTTACCTGTCCCTGTCCTGGTTCTGTTATCTTTTACACCTTTAGTGTGCAGAGCCCCTGGAAATGTGTCTGTAGTTCCAGAGGTCGCTAACTGGCTGTACCTTTTACAGTAAGGTATTAAAATGGACTGCAGTGACAAGCAGAGGTAGAGTTTAATATCCACTTCCTGTGGGAGAAGATAAACAGTGTAGAAATATAATAAAGATACTACAATCACTGTTAACTGTTTGAGGGCTGACTACGGCTCTGTCCCAAACCGCACACTTCCCCTTGTCCTGCTGCTGAACaagtaaacagtgtgtgtgtgtgtgcgtgtgtgtgagagagagaaatagagaggCTTTAGAGCGCCCCCTGTAGGTGAGGTTAGTGTTGGTGATGTGCTATTTACAGACACTCCTTAGTGCAGGACTGTGCGGTTTGGGATGGAACCGTGTAGCTGCACCTTTGTTGAGCAGCAGAgtggagtctctctctctcacacacacacacacacacacagcgtcttctCCTCAGGTTAAGGCATCAGTGTGACAGCTCTGTCTCCTCACACGGACACGCACAGAGCCAGAAGATGAAGAAACGCTGCCTGGATGTGGCCAAGCTCCGGAAAATGAAGAAGCTCAGACTGACGGAGAAGATCTCAGAAAGGTGGGTTCCAGCTGCAGCCTCCAGCTCCTCAAGGCTTTGTTCAGCATCTCCTGACTGTTGTGCTTCATATTTCACCACCATTTCCACCACCACCTTCTCAGACACACACATGAGAGAGTCAAACCAGGATCAGGCGCttaatcatcatcaccaccatcatcatcatcaccatcatcatcatgccTGATCAGTTACCTCACTGTTCAGCAAATCAATAACTAATAACCTAATAAAAACCTGAAACTCCTGACAGCACGCACTGCTTTCATCTTCCTGGAGCAAATCTGAtcttatattattatattatattaaattTTGTTTATGTGATACAACACTGCAAGAATAATGTATACAGgtgatatatataaataaatataagatGATAgccttatataaaaaatataaaataaattataattatataataGCCTATgaattataaaataataaataaaaacaatcatACAATCGCCTAACAATTAATTAACAAGCTGACATTTCCCCCATCAATTACATTTGCACAATCAAAAACGTGCACAATCATCTCAGTCAGCCTGTGTTTTGTTTTCCTCACAAATGTGTTTGTGCTGTGAAAAATCCACCATCCTGAAGCAGAGCTCATGACAATCCTTCAGTCTGTTTCCCAAATTATTTCTTTATGCTTTTTTTCTCTCACAAATCTTGTATTTAATCATCACAAACAGGTGATTTATGCCAGATTTCTTCcagctccgtgtgtgtgtgtgtgttctttctgCCCATTCCTTAAATAGCCGCGTCAAAAAAACACTTCAGGTGATGAGATCAGAGGTTGCCATGGTAACTGAACACAAAAGGATGCTGAACAAAGGAAGTGAAAACAAAAGAGGCGCCAATGGCGCGCCATAACGCCTTATTCAGCCTTCTTCTTCACATCTAAAGCTCCATTTAGCGTTTCTCATCCATCATCTGGACGtcctcacatttttatttatttatttttcctaagTTGAAACAAAGCAAAGCCAGAGTGCAGGAATCCGAGCTGCTTCTGTTGATGAACTGATTCAGATTGAGTCAGGAAACAAAACACACACTGCACTCTCATGATCgtttctcatttctcatccacAAAACAGCAGTTCTGGAAAGGCAAGGCAAGAGGGTGTGCATGAAAATGTAATCATCATCACTtaataacagcaacaacaacaagtgTAAAAAGGCAAACTAATGATGTGTTAGAATCTCTTCGGTCATAGATTTTGTGATTGTTTTTATGTAGACTTACATTTTTTCATGcataaaaaaatctaaaaatgacataaaataaaagaaagaaagaatgattaTTTTAACAGTTTTTATTTGGTGGGTTGctttttggcacccttttttttttaaaataaaatttgttttattttgtgacTCCAGCATTATCGATTCAGAACAAAAactttttagatttccaaacattagtttgtacataacagattaaaaaaaaaaaaaagaaagaaaacataacgaagaccccgtgtccgcgtgggtttcctccgggtgctccggtttcccccacagtccaaagacatgcaggttaggttaactggtgactaaattgaccgtaggtgtgagtgtgagtgtgaatggttgtctgtgtctatgtgtcagccctgtgatgacctggcgacttgtccagggtgtaccccgcctttcgcccgtagtcagctgggataggctccagctcgcctgcgaccctgtagaacaggataaagcggctacagataatgagatgagatgagataacgaaGGCTACTGGAAtacttttggtgcaaaattaagaagcaagtgtgacaaagtgtccagaagaactgtggctggttctgtaaaacctacagctcacttccttTTAAACGCAAAAGGAATTTCGTCTCACATCAAAtgctgactttgtttaattttttaTAGCTTACTGCTTactcatcccatctcatctcattatctctagccgctttatcctgttctacaaggtcgcaggcaagctggagcctatcccagctgactacgggcgaaacgcggggtacaccctggacaagtcgccaggtcatcacagggctgacacatagacacagacaaccattcacactcacattcacacctacggtcaatttagagtcaccagttaacctaacctgcatgtctttggactgtgggggaaaccggagcacccggaggaaagccacgcggacacggggagaacatgcaaactccgcacagaaaggccctcgccggccacggggctcgaacccggaccttcttgctgtgaggcgacagcccaaatcactacatcaccgtgccgcccacttttttTTATAGTGCTGTATATTGTGATTTTATTGAAGATCCAAAAACATTAGCAATCAAATGTCAATTTATCCAAAAAAAGACAAACAATCTGGCTATTATACTGCACACCAGGAAGCGTAAAGGTGTTTTCACCTGTTCAGTGTTCAGCCATTAGACTCCAGTGCAGTCCGAGTACATCTGAGCAAAAGTTCTCTCGGTCCAAGTGAACTCTAGCGCTACTCGAGTGCAGTGAGAAAATGATTCGAGTCTGAATCGACTGAACTGTCTGCAGGAAGCGAGTCAAACACTGCATTTCGGATTGCTTTGATGCTAAACTGAGCCGCGAAGTGCAAGCTGAAccaaaggacagagctgtagCGCTGTAGAAATGCCATGTGTTCTGTATAACTGGacagacaatttaaaaaaaacagaaaataaatgttggaggatatacagaaaatattttaaactagTTATTTATATAATCATTTTATCATTTGCTTAACGCCAGCTTCATGTCCTACATACTCAGGTTAATTTGCTCTAGCAGcgttcaggatctttctactttattattattattatcgtaattttttaggatgctatttctccctcagttttcaatcaatcaccaccaaatttcacatgaaggagAATACCtcagggctgaattacattgctatgacttttggtgctgatctggatcactgatccggaatgatccatgaaaaaagggattttttttcagtcactttATTATTTTGTGTCCATAATGTATTATTcttttctgaaaaaaatattGTGTTATCTTTTAGTACGATCCTATGACTAATACCGATGAACATCAGTCTGAATCCTCTTATAAGTAACTTTTGTAATATGCGATGCACTTTTTCCTACACagcaacacgtgtgtgtgtgtgtgtgagagagagattaaatATTTTTAGATTATATACTGAACAACCCATGCAGTAAGTGCACTGTACTTCACTAATGATCATGGCTGTAGTAAATAATAAGCAGTTTCCAGAGAAACAGGACATTTCGGACATCATCAGCCATGCAAGTCTGAATCTGTAGGAGGTggaaggttttttttattttgtttttctgtcctgtttctcTGACATTTTGTGTACTATGCTCAATTTTTACTACATCCACTATACACTCCAGGATGCTGTAGTCACTTCCAGCATTCTTATATAAATTAATGATATAGACACAAGGGTTTTACTGGGAAacgcaccactcgtatttttcatatgagctccatccggAACATGGAGAAccgaaaccgtgacataaatctctgtacgtcactcatgaggaaatcgatgagtgagttgttttgataaatttggggactttttgtttgtgaatgtgtcgatataataagaaaatcgcacattggcttgaagatatgaagtttatcttcttgtgttcaaaaactctcatttttcatacgaaatacatcgtggatctgagggacatatttaaataatattggctggtgttgagtggtccatcagatatattccattcagctagcatgataccgaatgagtcgaagatgagtagctgaatggaatatacctgataggccatgaaaaagccagccaatattattattattattatacatacacactctttacATATCAGCagtcaaaggccaacgctagcttacccgcaaatTAGCgtcatcagtgcagcagtgaagtcaccttccagccagtgtatcattcatcagtagtgttagcaaatgctaataaagcggtcggtGCTATcgggagcaagtagcacaggctaacgaccaagaaactaagatttctgtctccggactcttcttccacattgcatactcgctacagtatttttcactcagatttaagtattcattcccctctgtaatttactgagttacttttaaaatcaatattgacagctacacacaacagagcgacaagataccctgccactaatcccttgcaaaatcccttgccctgttgctttttttggtgtctggctaagttttggctgaactcaagtcccagctctaatagtaacagttcgccactgcttgtaaatatgtgtgaagaatatctaatgaagttttggtagccttgtgtgcatgcgcagcagaaaactctctcattggatgtttgtatcagctctgacgtgtgacgtcatgttgtcctgacaaccatgcagtatcgtaaaccatattcaacacgcattctctattgggtagagtgacgtaatacatgtaggataagtgatatgctaacaatattgcatgctatcaaaccaaatgaatgaaacctgcgagaaggaaatagaataaatgtttttattccattaaaaaaagtgtcctgtttgtacaattagaattttctatatttctgcataaatatgacctaaaacattgtcagattttcacacaagtcctaaaagtagatcaagagaacccagttaaacaaatgagacaaaaatattatacttggtcatttatttattgaggaaaatgatccagtattacatatctgtgagtggcaaaagcatgtgaacctctaggattagcagttcatttgaaggtgaaattagagtcaggtgttttcaatcaatgggatgacaatcaggtgtgagtgggcaccctgttttatttaaagaacagggatctatcaaagtctgatcttcacaacacatgtttgtggaagtgtatcatggcacgaacaaaggagatttctgaggacctcagaaaaagtgtcattgatgcccatcaggctggaaaaggttacaaaaccatctctaaagagtttggactccaccaatccacagtcagacagattgtgtacaaatggaggaaattcaagaccattgttcccctccccaggagtggccgaccaacaaagatcactccaagagcaaggcgcgtaatagtcggcgaggtcacagagaACTCCCGgagtaacttgtaagcaactgaaggcctctctcacattggctaatgttaatgttcatgagtccaccatcaggagaacactgaacaacaatggtgtgcatggcagggttgcaaggagaaagccactgctctccaaaaagaacattgctgctcgtctgcagtttgctaaagatcatgtggacaagccagagggctattggaaaaatgttttgtggacggatgagaccaaaatagaactttttggtttaaatgagaagcgttatgtttggagaaaggaaaacactgcattccagcataagaaccttatcccatctgtgaaacatggtggtggtagtatcatggtttgggcctgttttgctgcatctgggccaggacggcttgccatcgttgatggaacaatgaattctgaattataccagcgaattctaaaggaaaatgtcaggacatctgtccatgaactgaatctcaagagaaggtgggtcatgcagcaagacaacgaccctaagcacacaagttgttctaccaaagaatggttaaagaagaataaagttaatgttttggaatggccaagtcaaagtcctgaccttaatccaatcaaaatgttgtggaaggacctgaagtgagcagttcatgtgaggaaacccaccaacatcccagagttgaagctgttctgtacggaggaatgggctaaaattcctccaagccggtgtgcaggactgatcaacagttaccgcaaacgtttagttgcagttattgctgcacaagggggtcacaccagatactgaaagcaaaggttcacatacttttgccactcacagatatgtaatattggatcattttcctcaataaataagtgaccaagtataatatttttgtctcatttgtttaactgggttctctttatctacttttaggacttgtgtgaaaatctgatgatgttttaggtcatatttatgcagaaatatagaacattctgaagggttcacaaactttcaagcaccactgtataataatcactgatatttcactctgatgacatcactcccagtgttttcccgctgattagACGCACGTTgttaaaatggcgaaccggttcaaaattaaaattcttttgattaacttgcgtttttttttttaaatggatgtgtccatataatataaagaactgatgtttacacacacacacaataacatctCATGTTTATACACCCAGGACTGTTGCTGTGGAAGAAAAAAGTACATTACATATTAGTTATTTATTATACCCCCCaaaaaaggcaaggcaaggcaagtttatttatatagcacatttcatacacagtggcagttcaatgtgctttacagaag
This Neoarius graeffei isolate fNeoGra1 chromosome 3, fNeoGra1.pri, whole genome shotgun sequence DNA region includes the following protein-coding sequences:
- the gtf2h5 gene encoding general transcription factor IIH subunit 5, with protein sequence MVNVLKGVLVECDPAMKQFLLYLDETSALGKKFIIQDLDDTHVFILAEVVHILQEKVGELMDQNSFPITQK